Proteins from a single region of Corvus hawaiiensis isolate bCorHaw1 chromosome 6, bCorHaw1.pri.cur, whole genome shotgun sequence:
- the BEST1 gene encoding bestrophin-1 isoform X3 — protein MERQHLQTALLRVPDLHLALLHHQPCLQADPEREPKADVREAGAVLQQLRRANPRVLCAGSPLGFYVALVVSRWWAQYESIPWPDRIMNLVSCNVDGEDEYGRLLRRTLMRYSNLVSVLILRSVSTAVYKRFPSMEHVVRAGLMTPEEHKKFESLNSPHNKFWIPCVWFSNLAVKARNDGRIRDSVLLQGILNELNTLRSQCGRLYGYDWISIPLVYTQVVTVAVYSFFLACLIGRQFLDPEKAYPGHELDLFVPVFTFLQFFFYAGWLKVAEQLINPFGEDDDDFETNWLIDRNLQVSLMAVDEMHQDLPILEKDLYWNEPDPQPPYTAATAEYKRPSFLGSTFDISMQKEEMEFQPLEQIKENEEANHSTPLLGHLGRLLGVQSPSFSRSSSRMNLLRRRGDPASPFSHYTYQDMGKSGSPCGINQPRGDSQEQWDSEEGKLREFDAFMSTPFYERPGFYSAPQTPISSIPMIFPSRRQGRKKPPALSSIAACSTSLRDVIVNSSPSRASDVDKSQSSLGSAARETFVWPTERSRGPDFMAVTVEEGKSSSREAATTGSPGAQSTASNSPKFPFLAESPEHEKQGSFKNLKSSKASHPPWLNLESTASATPNSEHSSAFHTPSNKTPGGSVSLCFSFTPVTSPALERSHKGNLGPEAHSLSLEDAASAPDQHPEVSRNMRDTGNGSTNPPAPKEPRRAESPSPNDSGISLAEEDYVGLMEVILEASESPGEEQMDQYS, from the exons TGGGCCCAGTACGAGAGCATCCCATGGCCGGACCGGATCATGAACCTGGTGTCCTGCAACGTGGACGGGGAGGACGAGTACGGGAGGCTCCTCCGCCGCACCCTGATGCGCTACAGCAACCTGGTCAGCGTGCTGATCCTGCGCTCCGTCAGCACCGCCGTCTACAAGCGCTTCCCCAGCATGGAGCACGTCGTGAGGGCAG GCCTCATGACACCAGAAGAGCACAAGAAGTTTGAGAGCTTGAATTCCCCCCACAACAAGTTTTGGATCCCATGCGTGTGGTTCTCCAACCTGGCTGTGAAGGCAAGGAATGATGGGAGGATCCGGGACAGCGTGCTGCTCCAAGGCATCCTGAAT gagctcaaCACCCTGCGCAGCCAGTGTGGGAGGCTCTACGGATACGACTGGATCAGCATCCCCCTGGTCTACACCCAG GTGGTGACCGTGGCTGTTTACAGCTTCTTCCTGGCCTGTCTGATCGGGAGGCAATTCCTGGATCCAGAGAAAGCATATCCTGGCCATGAGCTGGATCTCTTCGTGCCTGTCTTTACGTTTTTGCAATTCTTCTTCTACGCTGGCTGGTTAAAG GTGGCCGAGCAGCTCATCAACCCCTTTGGGGAGGACGACGATGACTTTGAAACCAACTGGCTCATCGACAGGAACCTGCAG GTCTCCCTCATGGCAGTGGATGAGATGCACCAGGATTTACCCATTCTGGAGAAGGATCTGTACTGGAACGAGCCCGATCCCCAGCCACCCTACACCGCAGCCACTGCCGAGTACAAGCGCCCATCCTTCCTGGGCTCCACTTTTGACATCAG CAtgcagaaggaagagatggagttccagcccctggagcagaTTAAAGAGAACGAGGAGGCCAACCACTCCACTCCCTTGCTGGGACACCTGGGCCGCCTCCTGGGTGTCCAGTCCCCGAGCTTCTCCAGGTCCTCTTCCCGGATGAACCTGCTGCGCCGGCGAGGAGATCCCGCGTCGCCCTTCTCCCATTATACCTACCAGGACATGGGGAAGTCTGGAAGCCCTTGTGGCATCAATCAGCCAAGGGGAGACTCCCAGGAGCAGTGGGACAGTGAAGAGGGAAAACTGAGGGAGTTTGATGCCTTCATGTCCACCCCCTTCTATGAGAGGCCTGGGTTCTACAGCGCTCCACAGACACCCATCAGCTCCATCCCCATGATTTTCCCTTCCCGCCGCCAAGGGCGCAAGAAGCCGCCGGCGCTCTCCAGCATCGCTGCGTGCTCCACTTCCCTTCGGGATGTCATCGTCAACAGCTCCCCTTCCAGGGCCAGCGATGTGGACAAGAGTCAGagctccctgggctctgctgcaaGAGAAACCTTTGTTTGGCCCACGGAGCGGAGCAGAGGTCCTGATTTCATGGCTGTGACAGTagaagaaggaaagagcagctccagggaagctGCCACCACGGGAAGCCCAGGAGCACAGTCCACAGCGTCCAACAGCCCAAAATTCCCCTTCCTGGCAGAGTCCCCCGAGCACGAGAAACAAGGCAGCTTCAAGAATCTGAAGAGCTCCAAAGCCTCGCACCCACCCTGGCTAAACCTGGAGAGCACGGCCTCAGCCACTCCCAATTCAGAGCATTCCAGTGCCTTTCACACCCCCAGTAACAAAACCCCCGGAGGCAGCGtctccctctgcttctccttcaCTCCAGTCACCTCTCCAGCGCTGGAAAGGTCCCACAAGGGGAACCTGGGCCCCGAGGCTCACAGCCTGAGTTTGGAAGATGCAGCCAGTGCTCCAGACCAGCACCCAGAGGTTTCCAGGAACATGAGAGACACTGGGAATGGAAGCACTAACCCCCCAGCTCCAAAAGagcccaggagagcagagagtcCATCCCCCAATGACTCTGGAATCTCCCTAGCCGAGGAGGACTACGTGGGGCTGATGGAGGTGATCCTGGAGGCCAGTGAAAGCCCAGGGGAGGAGCAGATGGACCAGTACAGCTAA